From Calothrix sp. PCC 6303, a single genomic window includes:
- a CDS encoding phosphate-starvation-inducible PsiE family protein produces MRRTFKSFREVFRDENFTHLVENIEVVVAKILAICMLFVIGVAIFDLVNFTFKELFLSEYDGFYKTLFKVFGLFLNVLIALEILENITGYLKKHVLQVELVIVTSLIAVARKIIILDLDKVEGVDIIGLGLAVLALSISYFIIRVSNSKNTH; encoded by the coding sequence ATGAGGAGAACATTCAAATCATTTCGAGAAGTTTTTAGAGATGAAAATTTTACGCATCTTGTAGAAAATATCGAGGTAGTAGTAGCCAAGATTCTTGCAATCTGTATGCTATTTGTAATTGGAGTTGCTATTTTTGATCTGGTAAATTTCACTTTTAAAGAGCTATTTTTATCAGAATATGACGGTTTTTATAAAACTTTATTCAAGGTTTTTGGATTATTTTTGAATGTATTGATTGCTCTAGAAATACTCGAAAATATTACTGGATATTTGAAAAAACATGTTCTCCAAGTTGAATTGGTGATTGTAACTTCCCTAATTGCCGTCGCTAGAAAAATCATTATTCTCGACTTAGATAAAGTTGAAGGAGTTGATATTATTGGTTTAGGTTTAGCAGTTCTGGCTTTATCAATTAGTTATTTCATTATTCGTGTTAGTAACTCAAAAAATACCCATTAA
- a CDS encoding molybdopterin oxidoreductase family protein encodes MAEITKTLCPYCGVGCGLEVLSTSTPGETSKIPNFKVRGDRTHPSSLGMVCVKGATIAESIDKDRLLYPMVRESLDEEFQRVTWEEVLELISDRIQATITNFGADAFCMYGSGQMQTEDYYVAQKLLKGCLGTNNFDSNSRLCMSSAVKGYTQSLGSDGPPCCYDDLEITDCAFIIGSNTAECHPIVFNRFQKHHKKNPHVKLVVVDPRCTPTAAVADLHLAIRPGSDIDFLNGIAFLLLEWGKADVLFVEKCTNNFSEFTQLIQHYPPEKVAESCGISVEELETAARYWGEAKNLLSLWSMGVNQSSQGTAKVTSIINLHLLTGQIGKAGAGPFSLTGQPNAMGGREVGGLSHLLPGYRFITNPEDRQEVEKFWQIPPGNINPKNGRTAWDIITGLETGDVNLLWVVATNPAVSLPDLERTKAALKKSPFTILQDAYYPTETAAFAHVLLPAAQWGEKTGTMTNSERIVTLCEAFREPVGEGKADWRIFAEVAEYLGFGDKFQFVDSAAVYSEFVQLTQGRICDMSDISHERLHQERAIQWGNSPRLYTNHYFPTPNGRANFIPSHSLGLAEPADANFPYILTTGRVYGHWHTQTRTGRIEKIAQMYPEPFIEIHPRDADDLNIKNGTLVEVRSRRGISRFTAKVTKSISPGTVFVPIHWGALWADNAEANTLTHPISCPDSFQPELKACAVSLIPVSINLMINRYQLEPSEC; translated from the coding sequence GTGGCTGAAATTACTAAAACTCTTTGTCCCTATTGTGGTGTTGGTTGTGGTTTGGAGGTTTTATCTACTTCTACACCTGGGGAAACATCGAAAATTCCTAACTTTAAAGTGAGAGGCGATCGCACTCACCCATCAAGCCTTGGTATGGTGTGTGTTAAGGGTGCAACTATTGCTGAATCTATTGATAAAGATCGACTTTTGTATCCGATGGTGCGGGAATCCCTGGATGAAGAATTTCAGCGGGTGACGTGGGAGGAGGTGTTGGAGTTGATTAGCGATCGCATTCAAGCCACAATTACTAATTTTGGGGCTGATGCTTTTTGTATGTATGGCTCTGGACAGATGCAGACGGAGGATTATTATGTAGCTCAAAAGCTGCTGAAAGGCTGTTTGGGAACTAATAATTTTGATTCTAATTCCCGTCTCTGTATGTCTAGTGCTGTTAAAGGTTATACCCAAAGCCTAGGTTCGGATGGTCCCCCCTGTTGCTATGATGACCTAGAAATTACCGACTGTGCCTTTATTATTGGCTCTAATACTGCCGAGTGTCACCCGATTGTTTTTAATCGCTTTCAGAAACATCACAAAAAAAATCCCCACGTCAAACTAGTTGTCGTCGATCCTCGTTGTACTCCCACCGCTGCGGTTGCTGATTTACATTTAGCAATTCGTCCTGGTAGTGATATCGATTTCCTCAATGGGATTGCTTTCTTGTTGTTGGAATGGGGAAAAGCAGATGTACTATTTGTTGAAAAATGTACTAATAATTTCAGTGAATTTACTCAACTAATTCAACACTATCCCCCTGAAAAAGTTGCTGAAAGTTGCGGTATTTCCGTTGAAGAACTAGAAACCGCAGCCCGTTACTGGGGAGAAGCAAAAAATCTCCTTTCCCTGTGGTCAATGGGTGTAAATCAATCATCCCAAGGAACTGCTAAAGTCACCAGCATCATCAATTTACATCTGCTTACAGGTCAAATTGGCAAAGCTGGGGCGGGACCATTTTCCCTTACTGGACAACCTAATGCCATGGGTGGGAGAGAGGTTGGAGGATTGTCACATTTATTACCTGGATATCGCTTCATTACTAATCCAGAAGACCGCCAAGAAGTAGAAAAATTCTGGCAAATTCCCCCCGGCAACATTAACCCCAAAAATGGACGTACTGCTTGGGATATTATTACAGGTTTAGAAACTGGGGATGTAAATTTGCTTTGGGTTGTAGCTACTAACCCAGCGGTGAGTTTACCAGATTTGGAACGTACCAAAGCCGCGCTGAAAAAATCACCCTTCACTATTCTCCAAGACGCATATTACCCCACGGAAACCGCAGCTTTTGCCCATGTTTTACTACCTGCGGCGCAATGGGGGGAAAAAACTGGGACAATGACGAATTCGGAACGCATTGTGACTCTGTGTGAGGCATTCCGAGAACCTGTAGGGGAAGGAAAAGCAGATTGGAGAATTTTCGCTGAGGTTGCCGAGTATCTAGGTTTTGGCGATAAATTTCAGTTTGTTGATTCTGCCGCAGTTTACAGTGAGTTTGTGCAGCTAACTCAAGGTCGTATTTGTGATATGAGTGATATTAGTCATGAACGACTTCACCAAGAAAGGGCGATTCAGTGGGGAAATTCTCCCAGACTCTACACAAACCATTACTTCCCGACACCAAATGGACGGGCTAATTTTATTCCCTCCCATTCCCTGGGGTTAGCAGAACCAGCAGATGCTAATTTTCCCTACATTCTAACCACAGGAAGGGTTTACGGACATTGGCACACCCAAACCCGCACCGGAAGAATTGAAAAAATCGCCCAGATGTATCCAGAACCCTTCATTGAGATACATCCCCGCGATGCCGATGATTTGAACATTAAAAATGGTACTTTGGTTGAAGTGCGATCGCGTCGTGGTATCAGCCGCTTCACCGCAAAGGTTACAAAGTCAATTTCTCCCGGTACAGTTTTCGTACCTATCCATTGGGGCGCGCTTTGGGCTGATAATGCTGAAGCGAATACTCTTACCCATCCCATATCCTGTCCCGATTCTTTCCAACCAGAATTGAAAGCTTGCGCGGTTAGCCTAATACCTGTAAGTATTAATTTGATGATTAATCGCTATCAATTGGAACCATCCGAATGTTAA
- a CDS encoding SulP family inorganic anion transporter produces the protein MIGDKLNIETVKREWFSNVRADVLAGAVVGLALIPEAIAFSIIAGVDPKVGLYASFIIAVMTAFLGGRPGSISAATGAMALLMIDLVKLHGLQFLLAATFITGIIQVLFGIFKLGRQMKYVPRAVMLGYINALAVLIFIAQLPQLIGKPIEVYILTAISLAIIYILPRFTKVVPSPLVTLAVMTIAAIALKLKVPTVGDMGELPTAPPLFALPQVPFTWETLQIILPYSFTLAIVGLLASFLTASLVDELTDTPSDKNQEAKGQGIANIITAFFGGMAGCGMIGQSVINIQSGGRGRLSTLCAGIFLLFAILALQDWVRQMPMAALVAIMIMVSIGTFRWSSFRDIPRIPRTETLVMLTTMFMTIFTRNFALGVAMGIIMSTVFFSRKIAKLVFVDKALSEDGSHRTYKVSGQIFFLSKEEFLESFDFGEVVDRITIDLTNAHLWDQGAVAILDRIVLKFRRNGADVELVGLNQASAILVEKLGIHNQKEA, from the coding sequence ATGATTGGAGATAAATTGAATATCGAGACAGTAAAACGGGAATGGTTTTCAAATGTTCGCGCTGATGTTTTAGCTGGTGCGGTGGTAGGACTGGCTTTAATTCCAGAAGCGATCGCGTTTTCAATTATCGCTGGTGTTGATCCCAAAGTTGGTCTATATGCTTCCTTTATTATCGCCGTAATGACTGCTTTTTTAGGGGGCAGACCGGGGTCAATTTCGGCTGCAACCGGGGCAATGGCACTGTTGATGATAGATTTGGTGAAACTGCATGGTTTACAGTTTTTACTAGCTGCAACTTTCATCACGGGGATAATTCAAGTATTATTTGGTATTTTTAAACTAGGTCGTCAGATGAAATACGTACCTAGAGCCGTGATGTTGGGATATATCAACGCTTTGGCAGTGTTGATTTTTATCGCACAGTTACCCCAACTCATAGGTAAACCCATAGAAGTATATATTTTAACAGCTATATCCCTAGCAATTATTTACATTCTCCCCCGGTTTACCAAAGTTGTTCCCTCTCCCTTAGTGACATTAGCGGTGATGACCATCGCTGCGATCGCGCTAAAGTTAAAAGTGCCCACCGTCGGGGATATGGGAGAACTACCCACAGCACCACCCTTATTTGCTCTTCCTCAAGTTCCCTTCACCTGGGAGACTTTACAAATTATTTTGCCCTATTCCTTCACCTTGGCAATTGTGGGTTTATTAGCTTCCTTCCTCACCGCTTCCTTGGTGGATGAACTCACCGATACCCCCAGCGATAAAAACCAAGAAGCCAAAGGTCAAGGTATAGCAAATATTATCACCGCATTTTTTGGGGGAATGGCTGGTTGTGGAATGATTGGACAATCGGTAATTAACATCCAATCGGGGGGTCGAGGACGCTTATCAACCCTTTGTGCGGGGATTTTCCTGCTGTTTGCCATTTTAGCCCTGCAAGATTGGGTCAGACAAATGCCAATGGCTGCCCTCGTTGCCATCATGATTATGGTGTCGATTGGTACATTTCGCTGGTCATCCTTTAGGGATATTCCCCGCATTCCCCGCACTGAAACCCTCGTCATGTTAACCACAATGTTTATGACAATTTTTACCCGTAATTTTGCTTTGGGTGTGGCAATGGGAATCATCATGAGTACGGTGTTTTTTAGCCGAAAAATTGCCAAATTGGTGTTTGTAGATAAAGCACTAAGTGAGGATGGGAGCCATCGCACCTATAAAGTGAGCGGACAAATTTTCTTTTTATCGAAGGAAGAATTTTTAGAATCCTTTGATTTTGGGGAAGTAGTCGATCGCATCACCATTGATTTAACCAATGCTCATTTGTGGGATCAAGGTGCAGTAGCGATACTGGACAGAATTGTCTTGAAATTTCGTCGCAATGGTGCCGATGTGGAATTGGTGGGATTGAATCAAGCCAGTGCCATATTAGTTGAGAAATTAGGAATTCACAATCAAAAAGAGGCTTGA
- a CDS encoding slr1659 superfamily regulator, with protein MEVKGENYQVWYDVSAATINFSGTLRLNGTEDYSPILSLLEEVAESDPPRITLNLRHLDFLNSSGITMLSKFVIGMRKKAIHMMILGSNTIPWQGKSLKNLQRLMPNLTLKLI; from the coding sequence ATGGAAGTTAAAGGCGAAAATTATCAAGTTTGGTATGATGTAAGTGCAGCTACAATTAATTTTAGCGGCACACTTAGACTAAACGGGACAGAAGATTACTCTCCAATTCTCAGTTTATTAGAGGAAGTCGCGGAGAGTGATCCACCAAGAATAACTTTGAATTTACGTCATTTAGATTTTCTCAATAGTTCTGGAATCACAATGCTTTCAAAATTTGTGATCGGAATGCGTAAAAAAGCTATTCATATGATGATACTGGGGTCTAATACTATACCCTGGCAAGGTAAATCTTTAAAAAATTTACAACGCTTGATGCCCAATTTAACTCTCAAATTAATTTAG
- a CDS encoding PP2C family protein-serine/threonine phosphatase, whose protein sequence is MKSIFVPAINLMNRFKYSQKFILISSIFILPLGLTFFLLWSEIQNKNDFTEKEMLGNAYLRPWSKLWKDIPKLQFLNNNPVTNENNQEIQRIKKDIDQAFKLLETADKEFSSSLNTTEKFNIIKDSWQKIKQRQDTVKPELINAEYSSLIQQLDALRVHVGDESNLILDPDIDTYYMMDATLLKLPNIQRTLGEIKLHSQSIILRQQDSINDRVKLIELLAILKQYNQELRKNVENSFNDNPTGNLRPKLEANIELLNNTIDLLTQTTVPFNNNFNPIIYEGFITASERSLKKTYVSWDKSLTELDILLQKRIDTFAGKQILLSIFTSLILILITYLFIGFYLGVKQTVYSLDIASKRMINDNFKKGNVVDDTSFDITLDNRDELGQVVQSFNSIAIALVKSNQEFQQLNNHINNENLRMKAELDFTREVQQRVLPKPQEIGQITDLDIASFMQPASDIGGDYYDVLQQDGHVKIGIGDVTGHGLESGMLMLMVQTAVRTLLESRESDPQKFLDILNRTIYQNVQRMDSDKNMTLCLLDYHDGKVRISGQHEEVLIVRRGGMVQRIDTGDLGFPIGLEENIFDFVAYADVQLLPGDVIVLYTDGITEAEDANGELYGLKRLTQVVKHNWEKDAEEIKQAIIDDLWKYIGQQYLLDDITLVILKQNAEKVFN, encoded by the coding sequence ATGAAATCGATATTTGTTCCAGCGATTAACCTAATGAATCGCTTTAAATATTCTCAAAAATTTATCCTCATTAGCTCAATTTTTATTTTGCCATTAGGCTTGACATTTTTTCTTTTATGGTCAGAAATTCAAAATAAGAATGATTTCACTGAAAAGGAAATGCTTGGTAATGCCTATTTACGTCCTTGGAGTAAATTATGGAAAGATATCCCGAAATTACAGTTCCTTAATAATAACCCTGTCACTAACGAAAATAACCAAGAAATTCAGAGGATAAAAAAAGATATTGATCAAGCATTTAAATTATTAGAAACTGCGGATAAAGAATTTTCTTCCAGTTTAAACACTACCGAAAAATTTAACATAATTAAAGATAGTTGGCAAAAAATCAAACAGCGCCAGGATACAGTTAAACCCGAATTAATCAATGCTGAATATAGTTCCCTAATTCAACAATTAGATGCATTAAGAGTACATGTAGGGGATGAGTCTAATTTGATTTTAGATCCAGATATTGACACATACTATATGATGGATGCAACTTTGTTAAAGTTACCAAATATCCAAAGAACTTTAGGAGAAATTAAGTTACATTCCCAATCAATTATTTTGCGTCAACAAGATTCTATAAATGATAGGGTTAAGCTTATTGAACTATTGGCTATATTAAAACAATATAATCAGGAGTTGAGAAAAAATGTAGAGAATTCATTTAATGATAACCCTACAGGAAATCTGCGTCCTAAGTTAGAAGCAAATATTGAACTACTAAATAATACTATTGATTTACTTACACAAACAACAGTACCTTTCAATAATAATTTTAATCCTATTATTTATGAGGGTTTTATAACAGCATCTGAACGAAGTCTCAAAAAAACCTACGTATCATGGGATAAAAGTTTAACTGAATTAGATATACTTCTTCAAAAGCGGATCGATACTTTTGCAGGAAAGCAAATATTGTTGTCAATTTTTACATCACTTATTCTTATTTTAATTACTTATCTTTTTATCGGTTTTTATCTAGGTGTAAAACAAACGGTTTATAGCCTAGACATAGCTTCTAAACGGATGATTAATGATAATTTTAAAAAAGGAAATGTAGTAGATGATACTTCTTTTGATATTACTTTAGATAATCGTGACGAGTTGGGACAAGTTGTTCAGTCTTTTAATAGCATAGCCATCGCACTTGTAAAATCTAATCAAGAATTTCAACAACTTAATAATCATATAAATAATGAAAATTTGAGGATGAAAGCGGAATTAGATTTCACGCGGGAGGTACAGCAAAGAGTTTTACCTAAGCCACAAGAGATTGGACAGATAACTGATTTAGACATTGCCAGTTTTATGCAACCTGCTAGTGATATTGGTGGTGATTATTATGATGTACTTCAGCAAGATGGACATGTCAAAATTGGGATTGGGGATGTTACTGGACATGGTTTAGAAAGCGGGATGTTAATGCTGATGGTACAAACTGCTGTTCGCACCTTATTAGAATCAAGAGAAAGTGACCCACAAAAGTTTTTAGATATTCTCAATAGAACCATTTATCAAAATGTCCAGCGGATGGATTCTGATAAAAATATGACTTTATGCCTGTTAGATTATCATGATGGGAAAGTTCGGATTTCTGGACAGCATGAAGAAGTTTTGATAGTCCGTAGAGGTGGGATGGTACAGAGAATAGATACAGGTGATTTAGGTTTTCCGATTGGTTTAGAAGAAAATATTTTTGATTTTGTTGCTTATGCTGATGTGCAATTATTGCCTGGTGATGTCATAGTTCTCTATACAGATGGAATCACTGAAGCAGAAGATGCAAATGGTGAGCTTTATGGATTAAAACGCTTAACTCAAGTTGTAAAACATAACTGGGAAAAGGACGCTGAGGAAATTAAGCAAGCGATAATTGATGACTTGTGGAAATATATTGGTCAGCAATATCTTCTAGATGATATTACGTTAGTTATACTTAAGCAAAATGCTGAAAAAGTTTTTAATTAG
- the petJ gene encoding cytochrome c6 PetJ: protein MKRIVSVLLLGITIFTFAFNRPALADATLGAKVFSANCAQCHAGGKNLVNAAKTLKKEDLEKYSMYSAEAIITQVTKGKGAMPAFGGRLNATQIEDVASYVLEQADKGWS, encoded by the coding sequence ATGAAAAGAATTGTATCTGTATTGCTGTTGGGCATTACCATCTTCACATTTGCCTTTAACCGTCCTGCGTTAGCTGATGCTACCCTTGGCGCAAAGGTTTTCAGCGCCAACTGTGCTCAATGTCATGCAGGTGGTAAGAACTTGGTTAACGCTGCTAAGACTTTGAAGAAAGAAGATTTGGAAAAGTACTCTATGTACTCTGCTGAAGCTATTATCACCCAAGTTACTAAAGGCAAAGGCGCAATGCCTGCTTTTGGCGGACGTTTGAATGCTACTCAAATTGAAGATGTAGCATCTTATGTATTAGAACAGGCTGATAAAGGTTGGAGCTAG
- a CDS encoding tetratricopeptide repeat protein, which produces MQRLIRQMTTIALAFAMGLLLCSQNTFALSYPQTSATEIFQSGIKKLEFGNYLDAISDFTQAINLKDDFAIAYSNRCLAYLQLQDYGNAIADCNQAIDLAPHNLEAYLNRGIAYYRQGDYTTAIESNNQAIALKPGNFRAYYNRGIATAAMGEYDHAIADFNLALSLVTDVHSYSLAEIYNDLGSAQLHLTNFDAAKHNFSLAIRFNPDDFRAYFNRGCACGRNHDYPNAVRDFSHTIKLNPANAQAYLNRGIAQHNLGYEEAALSDLKIAAIYFEKQNKNLAYERILNLIKVVQKQISLESVIG; this is translated from the coding sequence ATGCAGCGATTAATTAGGCAGATGACGACGATTGCGCTTGCCTTTGCGATGGGGCTACTGTTATGTAGTCAAAACACCTTTGCGCTTTCTTATCCTCAAACTTCGGCAACTGAGATTTTCCAGTCTGGAATAAAAAAGTTAGAATTTGGCAACTATTTAGATGCAATCAGCGATTTTACTCAAGCTATAAACTTAAAAGATGATTTTGCAATTGCCTATAGCAATCGCTGTCTTGCCTACCTACAACTTCAAGATTACGGCAATGCGATCGCTGATTGCAATCAAGCCATAGATTTAGCACCACATAACTTGGAAGCATATCTAAATCGTGGGATTGCTTATTATCGCCAAGGAGATTATACCACAGCTATCGAGAGCAACAATCAAGCAATTGCTCTTAAACCAGGAAACTTTCGGGCATATTACAACCGAGGAATTGCTACCGCTGCTATGGGAGAATATGATCATGCGATCGCGGACTTCAATCTGGCTTTATCTTTGGTTACTGATGTTCACAGTTATTCCCTAGCCGAAATTTATAATGATTTAGGTTCAGCACAGTTACACCTGACAAACTTTGATGCTGCTAAACATAATTTTTCTCTGGCAATTCGCTTCAACCCAGATGATTTTCGTGCTTATTTTAACCGGGGTTGCGCTTGTGGTAGAAATCATGATTATCCAAACGCAGTCAGAGATTTTAGCCACACAATCAAACTTAATCCAGCTAATGCTCAAGCCTATTTAAATCGCGGGATTGCCCAACATAATTTAGGTTATGAAGAAGCTGCACTTTCTGACCTAAAGATAGCGGCAATTTATTTTGAAAAACAAAACAAAAATTTAGCTTATGAACGGATACTGAATTTAATTAAAGTTGTTCAAAAGCAAATATCACTAGAGTCTGTTATTGGTTAA
- a CDS encoding aminotransferase class I/II-fold pyridoxal phosphate-dependent enzyme, whose protein sequence is MTNKRSHHETPLVKALIECANQLHAPFYTPGHKKGAGVSQTLLDTFGEAVFRFDLPELTELDNLFAPEGAILAAQELAADIFGAEKTWFLVNGSTCGVEAAILATCGMGDKIILPRNVHSSAIAGLILSGAIPIFIEPEYDPILDIAHSITAAAIAAALEAHPDTKAVMMVYPTYYGVCGDVNAIAKIAHQHHIPLLVDEAHGAHFAFHRDLPISALAAGADITVQSIHKTLGAMTQASMLHLQGILVDSDRVSKALQLVQSTSPSYILMASLDAARQQMALFGESLMSQTLKLADRAKEQISQIPGLSVLESPNQENLSGFQALDKTRLTVNVSGLGLTGFSADEILEEKLNIRSELASLKNVTSIISIGNSLADIEQLIQGFHELKSQFSTTNKLNLEITNITALPQHQTLINNYKISPRQAFFSPTQTLKLSKSIGYISAETICPYPPGIPILIPGEIIRESAIEYLITVQRMGGTITGLADSTLETIRIISK, encoded by the coding sequence ATGACCAATAAGCGATCGCATCACGAAACGCCACTAGTAAAAGCGCTCATCGAATGTGCTAACCAACTCCATGCACCTTTCTACACTCCAGGACATAAGAAGGGTGCAGGGGTTTCTCAAACTTTGCTAGATACCTTTGGTGAGGCAGTTTTCCGCTTTGATTTACCAGAATTAACCGAATTAGATAACTTATTTGCACCGGAAGGAGCTATCCTAGCAGCACAGGAACTTGCCGCAGATATATTTGGTGCGGAAAAAACTTGGTTTTTGGTGAATGGTTCAACCTGTGGTGTGGAAGCGGCAATTTTAGCCACCTGTGGCATGGGCGATAAGATTATCCTCCCACGAAATGTACATTCCTCGGCGATCGCTGGGTTAATTCTCTCCGGCGCAATCCCCATATTCATTGAACCTGAGTACGATCCGATTCTCGATATAGCCCACAGTATCACAGCTGCTGCTATTGCCGCTGCACTGGAAGCACATCCCGACACCAAAGCAGTAATGATGGTTTACCCCACCTACTACGGGGTCTGTGGAGACGTGAATGCGATCGCTAAAATTGCCCATCAGCATCATATCCCATTATTGGTTGATGAAGCACACGGCGCACACTTCGCTTTCCACCGTGATTTACCAATATCAGCCTTAGCAGCAGGTGCCGATATTACAGTACAATCGATCCACAAAACCCTTGGTGCCATGACCCAAGCATCAATGCTGCATTTACAAGGTATCCTGGTGGATAGCGATCGCGTATCCAAAGCATTACAGTTAGTTCAATCCACCAGCCCTAGTTATATTCTAATGGCTTCTTTGGATGCAGCACGTCAGCAAATGGCTTTGTTTGGTGAAAGTCTCATGTCGCAGACTTTAAAACTCGCAGATAGGGCAAAAGAGCAAATTAGTCAGATTCCCGGTTTATCAGTTTTAGAAAGTCCAAATCAAGAAAATTTATCTGGCTTTCAGGCTTTAGATAAAACTCGCTTAACAGTGAATGTTTCTGGTTTAGGTTTAACTGGATTCAGTGCTGATGAAATATTAGAAGAAAAACTTAATATCAGAAGTGAACTCGCATCACTCAAAAATGTCACATCTATTATTAGTATTGGAAACAGCCTAGCAGATATAGAGCAACTAATTCAAGGCTTTCATGAATTAAAATCTCAATTTAGTACTACAAACAAGCTGAATTTAGAAATTACTAACATAACGGCACTTCCCCAACATCAGACATTAATAAATAATTATAAAATATCACCTCGCCAAGCCTTTTTTAGCCCTACTCAAACTCTTAAATTATCAAAAAGTATCGGATATATATCTGCTGAAACTATTTGTCCATATCCACCAGGAATTCCCATATTAATCCCAGGAGAAATTATCCGCGAATCTGCCATTGAATATTTAATTACAGTTCAAAGAATGGGGGGGACAATTACAGGTTTAGCAGATAGCACCTTAGAAACAATCAGAATCATCTCTAAATAA
- a CDS encoding slr1658 superfamily regulator, protein MTYVTSISNKIFGYFVDKPLSQDQLTLKFSPSSIPIKERWRNNGLSADFMADYLGTFVPKDDDNPESIQRQNELKGAASYIANELLENSMKYCNYRVKYPVTIQLQLDADQIRFFVSNSISSESIQTFVDFIEELTSSDPNEMYFKQMEKSANDETGNSSGLGLLSMVNDYSAMLGWKFQLIQEKPEIVAVTTMVQLTI, encoded by the coding sequence ATGACTTATGTCACCTCGATTTCTAATAAAATATTTGGCTATTTTGTCGATAAACCATTAAGCCAAGATCAACTAACTCTCAAATTTTCACCTTCTTCAATTCCCATCAAAGAACGCTGGCGGAATAATGGATTGTCGGCTGATTTTATGGCTGATTATTTAGGAACATTTGTTCCTAAAGATGACGATAATCCTGAGTCAATTCAACGCCAAAATGAATTAAAAGGAGCAGCTAGTTATATTGCTAACGAATTGTTAGAAAATTCGATGAAGTATTGTAACTACCGAGTCAAGTATCCAGTTACAATTCAACTGCAATTAGATGCTGATCAAATTCGTTTTTTTGTCAGTAATAGTATTAGTTCCGAATCTATTCAAACCTTTGTTGACTTTATTGAAGAACTAACTAGTTCAGACCCAAATGAAATGTATTTTAAGCAAATGGAGAAAAGTGCTAATGATGAGACTGGAAATAGTTCAGGTTTGGGTTTATTGAGCATGGTCAATGATTATTCAGCAATGTTAGGCTGGAAATTTCAATTGATCCAAGAAAAACCAGAGATAGTTGCTGTCACCACAATGGTACAGTTGACTATTTAG